In Bifidobacterium sp. ESL0775, the following are encoded in one genomic region:
- a CDS encoding CshA/CshB family fibrillar adhesin-related protein: MMFRHKGLAKTAGIVAAAAMALTGAITFANTANANPPRISPRVSATSGDGRLSAAINWVEWDTSTGTAFSGHTARWMKSTDAGNGYWLNTRCEIDPSGSFPLSAGNQLESYRSGDWYGDGLVQLYNNRVSNPADENTLTIGLANAAPTAKVSFQYSCTAYLIQSATRPVYTTETVPTSPYQEVPLQGMVFADAESNNWQAGGQHEYIKATPVPEVGKTPKWRLIDSYRTTGCNTNSVADLNGDTMRFRSDDEQCANSGPSKGPSSVMFLENSEKADVEIKGGGVTAIALGVVAATDFGDAPGVNPGVTPLPGAANYKVGSALMQPQWEGGELGTDIVSTTTTPNDPQDPDPGMIGSPMFNLSQARDNNKVADMAASVPRLGQWEDPESRRHFSTNADWDDLNGKTDPSDPSKALSDEDGLAAAPHNNTPTDKNVKILPTSNTFTQTVSCATDTAAARVKGWIDWNHNGVFDETTEASDQVPCVGSVPSGGNYSQGTATLTWTIPTDAKRSVKGETASGQTFERVRITGDTGPLGSGTVGTLAASGITTTNGEVEDYAVDVYIPMISVLMNLPNGRQDSTDQFAMSVKDSAGGTVGNATTTGGASGQQSAQIAPTRVDPSTQYTLAAPLDAGSASEESRYSTELSCQDLATNPATQVTVTNGKITTPTTYDSNIQCTYVKTKLANPTLKVITHVNGGHATPSDFPVTVTPTSGGSGTAMTDNTAATFDAGSYKIETDMSDKPGYEVTSALSCFAGSTPITVTDATAALANGQNVVCEQTVAPKTPTLTFKTEVERGDATPGDFNFTVTPTVGGAPVTYEEGVGQAPPAGGIASVVGSNKANYVESAAIVYYKDSDVNHTTPLTLAQAQTALDNGESVTGIRKVTTHQPKLTVKLNRDYRYGGTEAGDGSKIKLTPQGGSDQDVTLDQPEFVAPGIYSVKQLLNAGYKQSDLNVKVNGIPIIVNPDGTFNVPSDADVVITLKNVDQPGTLEWSRFDEDGTTLLRGSIWELTGPDGSKVEVQDCTAETCTGLDKDPTPGKFRVTGLKWGKWTITEIKAPAGHRLANPMTLTLDPSKGLNGLLRTAWFKDGTHGLATTGSGVAMIVIIAFVALGLGFAASSGTTSVLRRREE; encoded by the coding sequence ATGATGTTCAGACATAAAGGGTTGGCCAAGACTGCCGGCATTGTGGCCGCAGCCGCCATGGCCCTGACCGGCGCGATAACGTTCGCCAACACCGCGAACGCGAATCCGCCTAGAATCAGCCCGAGAGTCTCAGCCACCAGCGGCGACGGTCGATTGAGCGCCGCCATCAACTGGGTGGAATGGGACACAAGCACGGGGACCGCCTTCAGTGGCCATACCGCGAGATGGATGAAATCCACGGATGCCGGCAACGGATACTGGCTTAACACCCGTTGTGAGATAGACCCGAGCGGCAGCTTCCCGCTCAGCGCCGGCAATCAACTGGAATCATACCGATCTGGCGATTGGTATGGCGATGGTCTGGTCCAACTGTATAACAACAGGGTCTCGAATCCAGCCGACGAGAACACGTTGACCATCGGCCTGGCGAACGCGGCCCCGACGGCGAAGGTCAGCTTCCAATATTCCTGCACCGCATATCTCATCCAATCCGCGACACGACCGGTCTACACCACCGAGACCGTGCCTACCTCGCCGTATCAGGAAGTTCCGTTGCAAGGCATGGTCTTCGCCGATGCGGAGTCCAACAACTGGCAGGCGGGTGGCCAGCACGAATACATCAAGGCCACGCCTGTTCCGGAAGTCGGCAAGACGCCAAAGTGGCGTCTGATCGATAGCTATCGCACCACCGGATGCAACACCAACTCTGTGGCGGACCTCAATGGCGACACCATGCGTTTCCGTTCAGATGATGAGCAGTGCGCCAATAGTGGGCCTTCCAAGGGCCCGTCTTCGGTCATGTTCCTCGAGAATTCGGAGAAGGCCGATGTGGAAATCAAGGGTGGCGGCGTCACCGCCATTGCCCTTGGCGTCGTGGCGGCCACCGATTTTGGCGATGCGCCCGGGGTCAATCCTGGTGTCACGCCTTTACCCGGCGCGGCCAACTACAAAGTCGGCAGCGCGTTGATGCAGCCGCAATGGGAGGGTGGCGAGCTCGGTACCGATATCGTTTCCACCACTACCACCCCGAATGATCCTCAGGACCCTGATCCGGGTATGATCGGTTCGCCGATGTTCAACCTCTCGCAGGCGCGTGACAACAACAAGGTGGCTGATATGGCCGCTTCCGTGCCGAGGCTTGGCCAGTGGGAGGACCCGGAATCCCGGCGCCATTTCTCCACCAACGCCGATTGGGATGACCTGAACGGCAAGACCGATCCCTCCGACCCGTCCAAGGCGCTGAGCGACGAGGATGGGTTGGCCGCCGCGCCGCACAACAACACTCCGACTGATAAAAACGTCAAGATTCTGCCGACCAGTAACACATTCACCCAGACGGTCAGTTGCGCCACCGACACCGCCGCTGCGCGCGTGAAGGGCTGGATCGACTGGAACCACAACGGCGTGTTCGATGAGACCACCGAGGCGAGCGACCAGGTGCCTTGCGTGGGTTCGGTTCCGTCTGGTGGCAATTATTCCCAAGGCACCGCCACGCTCACCTGGACGATTCCGACCGACGCCAAGCGATCCGTGAAAGGCGAGACCGCAAGCGGCCAGACGTTCGAGCGCGTGCGCATCACCGGCGACACCGGCCCGCTCGGTTCCGGTACGGTTGGGACGCTTGCCGCTTCCGGCATCACCACCACCAATGGCGAGGTCGAGGATTACGCGGTCGACGTCTATATCCCCATGATCAGCGTGCTGATGAATCTGCCCAATGGTCGCCAAGACAGCACGGACCAATTCGCGATGTCCGTCAAGGATTCGGCGGGTGGCACTGTTGGCAATGCCACGACGACTGGCGGCGCCTCAGGCCAGCAATCGGCCCAGATCGCACCCACACGGGTCGACCCGAGCACGCAGTACACGCTCGCCGCTCCTCTTGACGCGGGTTCGGCCAGCGAAGAGAGCCGGTATTCCACCGAACTCAGCTGCCAGGACCTGGCCACTAATCCTGCTACGCAAGTGACGGTGACCAATGGCAAGATCACGACGCCGACGACATACGATTCCAATATCCAGTGCACGTATGTCAAGACGAAGTTGGCGAATCCAACGCTGAAGGTCATCACCCATGTCAACGGCGGCCACGCGACTCCGTCCGACTTCCCGGTGACGGTGACGCCGACGAGTGGCGGCAGCGGAACCGCGATGACCGATAACACCGCGGCCACCTTCGATGCAGGCTCTTACAAGATCGAGACCGACATGAGTGACAAGCCCGGCTACGAGGTCACCAGCGCGTTGAGCTGCTTCGCCGGTAGCACGCCGATCACGGTGACCGACGCGACCGCGGCGCTCGCCAACGGCCAGAATGTCGTCTGCGAGCAGACCGTGGCGCCAAAGACGCCGACCTTGACCTTCAAGACGGAGGTCGAGCGAGGCGACGCGACGCCCGGTGACTTCAACTTCACTGTGACACCGACCGTGGGCGGCGCACCGGTGACCTACGAGGAAGGTGTCGGGCAGGCCCCGCCGGCCGGAGGCATCGCAAGCGTCGTCGGTTCCAACAAGGCCAATTATGTTGAATCTGCCGCCATTGTGTATTACAAGGATAGCGATGTCAACCACACCACGCCACTGACGTTGGCGCAGGCCCAGACCGCGCTTGACAACGGCGAGAGCGTGACCGGCATCCGCAAGGTCACCACCCATCAGCCGAAGTTGACCGTCAAGCTCAACCGCGACTACCGTTACGGCGGCACGGAAGCGGGCGACGGCTCCAAGATTAAGCTGACCCCGCAGGGTGGCTCGGATCAGGATGTGACGCTCGACCAGCCTGAGTTCGTGGCTCCCGGCATTTATTCGGTCAAGCAGCTGCTGAACGCCGGCTACAAGCAGAGCGACCTCAATGTGAAGGTCAACGGGATCCCGATCATCGTCAACCCGGATGGTACGTTCAACGTCCCGTCTGACGCCGATGTGGTGATCACGCTGAAGAATGTGGATCAGCCTGGCACGCTGGAATGGTCCCGTTTCGATGAGGACGGCACGACCTTGCTGCGCGGCTCCATCTGGGAGCTCACTGGCCCTGATGGCTCGAAGGTCGAGGTGCAGGATTGCACGGCCGAGACTTGCACGGGCTTGGACAAGGATCCGACGCCCGGCAAGTTCCGGGTCACCGGCCTCAAGTGGGGCAAATGGACCATCACCGAGATCAAGGCTCCCGCGGGCCATCGCCTCGCCAATCCGATGACGCTCACCCTGGATCCCTCCAAGGGCCTGAATGGCTTGCTGAGGACGGCTTGGTTCAAGGACGGCACACACGGCCTGGCCACCACCGGTTCCGGGGTCGCGATGATCGTGATCATCGCCTTCGTCGCATTGGGACTTGGCTTCGCCGCATCGTCCGGCACCACCTCGGTGCTGCGTCGGCGTGAGGAGTGA
- a CDS encoding CshA/CshB family fibrillar adhesin-related protein — protein sequence MAHGRLVKAAATIGAVAMALAGLVVASPANATSATGGNGRMLPDINWVEWGAEGSQITGPKVTWTTPVEIGSGHWSSTRCALAPSSDPATAMSSSLPIQAYRTGVYSGDALAQMYYEGGSGYTNKMTAGLANVNNRETVSFNFSCAAYLIDSGTTPTLNDGTNTSAPGFHSVALQGLVFADAESNNWTRHQQEYIKATPTVGSPTWRLLDSYRNPGCTTSSMAELNGNTLRFRSNGPQCANRGGTGPSSVMFMQGSTGATVTLRGGGETAVALGSIVASDFGDAPASYGAAGSLFQPTWQGGALGTDISGTPYNFPDPIDPDLSMVGGTLFNLSDARNTASTNPNHVASFAQPTPRLGDREDSEAEPHFSSGANWDDAHGDLDSSGHVINDEDGVDIPPGTKAINVTPNSSGIYRLTVRCHGTGNVRGWIDWNHDGTFSPQQATVGGTDVTAEASDQVACSTSSNTATLTWQVPDDAQNQISAQGNPSYLRLRITNDPTSNIQPTGMTGGSGGEVEDYKADVHVPTLSVLTNIVGDRKAGNDQFKMTAQAVTVGSTRNLDATTTGSENGIQSVQIGPRSVSPRSEYDITDALAPLSPSAPGDYAQTVKCVDLSDNSTVSISPGGRLTIPNNYDSNVQCTFREKAFPDPALTLITVVHNRYGGTKTPGDFTFTATTPGHSYSYSNTAGGDSHRVAAGDYTITGSALPDGYQQVGPIEYVDDFTGAPPTMVGDGPQLRLSQHVIGTRVVEDMPSHLKLSTVVDNSEGGTARPSDFNFSVTLDGRDSVDQTVFTEGAQQTIDAGKYTIKGEDLPAGYAQDGQISYYDDTAHSVITPVNEQIVIPTGHTVTGVRTVRSKPAKIEMITHVIGGGDATAADFPITITPTSGAPRSLPDSTTLSVPASTYTISTDRSIEPGYKVSRDLSCVVNDSEDITITSDQADLPNDQSLVCEQTVEPQTDETLTFETNVTGNGDARPSDFTVAVSPSAGGGPTQTFSQGAAQVPDTTHFTVAGSSRADYAQDGDIVYYLNSDVARAHPLTLAQAQQALRNGRDVTGVRTVRGHQPKLTVRLERDYRYGGTASGDGSRISLVPRGGSAQAVTLDVAKFETSGTYSVRQLLNAGYRQSALQVALASGAPISVASDGSFSVPQDADVVVTLKDVDLPATLSWARTDPSGRRLLRGSVWRLTGPDGQSFDVRDCTFAGCTGPDENPVAGRFRVTGLKWGNWTIAEIRAPRGYRRSPAFTLSIGAAQGEDGLNTFVAFREGKAPVVRRGTNAENSTDWILGRGGLSETGAAVALIVVIAVVTLLLGLAISAAVKRHGKPQEHAAHRR from the coding sequence ATGGCACACGGCAGACTGGTGAAAGCGGCGGCGACCATCGGCGCCGTGGCGATGGCGTTGGCGGGATTGGTGGTCGCCAGCCCCGCGAACGCGACTTCGGCGACCGGCGGCAACGGCCGTATGCTCCCCGACATCAACTGGGTGGAATGGGGCGCAGAGGGCAGCCAGATCACGGGTCCTAAGGTCACGTGGACCACGCCCGTCGAAATCGGTTCGGGGCACTGGAGCTCGACGCGATGCGCGCTGGCCCCTTCGTCCGACCCCGCTACCGCGATGTCCTCCTCACTGCCGATCCAGGCTTACCGCACCGGCGTGTACAGCGGCGACGCGCTCGCACAAATGTATTACGAAGGTGGTTCCGGCTACACGAACAAGATGACGGCCGGGCTGGCCAATGTCAACAACCGCGAGACCGTGAGCTTCAACTTCAGCTGCGCGGCCTACCTGATTGACTCGGGGACCACCCCGACGCTTAATGACGGCACCAACACCTCCGCTCCCGGCTTCCATTCCGTCGCGTTGCAGGGCCTGGTGTTCGCCGACGCCGAGTCCAACAATTGGACACGGCACCAGCAGGAATACATCAAGGCCACGCCGACCGTCGGCAGCCCTACCTGGCGTCTGCTCGACAGCTATCGCAACCCCGGATGCACCACAAGCTCCATGGCCGAACTTAACGGTAACACGTTGCGGTTCCGCTCGAACGGGCCGCAATGCGCGAACCGTGGCGGCACCGGGCCTTCCTCGGTGATGTTCATGCAAGGCTCCACCGGCGCGACCGTGACGCTTCGTGGCGGCGGCGAGACGGCCGTGGCACTCGGCAGCATCGTGGCGTCCGACTTCGGCGACGCCCCCGCGAGCTACGGCGCCGCGGGCTCGCTGTTCCAGCCGACCTGGCAGGGCGGCGCGCTCGGCACCGATATTTCCGGCACGCCTTATAACTTCCCTGATCCGATCGATCCCGACTTATCCATGGTCGGAGGGACGCTCTTCAACCTTTCGGACGCGCGCAATACCGCGAGTACCAACCCGAACCACGTGGCGAGTTTCGCGCAACCAACTCCGAGGCTGGGCGACCGCGAGGACTCCGAGGCCGAGCCGCATTTCAGCTCCGGCGCGAACTGGGACGATGCCCACGGCGACCTCGACTCCAGCGGCCATGTGATCAACGACGAGGACGGCGTCGACATACCGCCGGGCACCAAGGCCATCAACGTGACGCCCAACTCATCCGGTATCTACCGGCTGACAGTGAGATGCCACGGCACGGGCAATGTGCGCGGATGGATCGACTGGAACCACGACGGGACGTTCAGTCCCCAACAGGCGACCGTCGGCGGCACGGACGTGACCGCCGAGGCCAGCGACCAGGTGGCCTGCTCCACCTCCTCCAACACGGCGACGCTGACCTGGCAGGTGCCGGACGACGCGCAGAACCAGATCTCGGCCCAGGGCAATCCCTCGTACTTGCGTTTACGTATTACAAATGACCCCACCTCCAATATCCAGCCGACCGGCATGACCGGCGGCTCCGGCGGCGAGGTCGAGGACTACAAGGCCGACGTGCACGTGCCCACCCTGAGCGTGCTCACCAACATCGTCGGCGACCGTAAGGCTGGCAACGACCAGTTCAAGATGACGGCGCAGGCCGTGACCGTCGGTTCGACGCGTAACCTCGACGCGACCACGACCGGCAGCGAGAACGGCATCCAGTCCGTGCAGATCGGGCCCAGAAGCGTCTCCCCGAGAAGCGAATACGACATCACCGACGCGCTCGCGCCGCTTTCGCCAAGCGCGCCGGGGGACTATGCCCAAACCGTCAAATGCGTGGATTTGTCTGACAATTCCACGGTCTCCATCAGCCCGGGCGGCAGGCTGACGATACCCAATAACTACGATTCCAATGTGCAATGCACCTTCAGGGAGAAGGCCTTCCCTGACCCCGCGCTGACGCTGATAACGGTGGTGCATAACCGCTATGGCGGCACCAAGACGCCCGGTGACTTCACGTTCACCGCGACCACGCCGGGCCATTCCTACTCATACAGCAACACCGCCGGCGGGGACTCGCACAGGGTCGCCGCGGGGGATTACACGATCACTGGCTCGGCTTTGCCCGACGGATACCAGCAAGTGGGGCCGATCGAATACGTGGACGACTTCACCGGAGCGCCCCCGACCATGGTGGGCGACGGGCCGCAATTGAGGCTCAGCCAGCATGTCATCGGCACGCGAGTTGTGGAGGATATGCCCAGCCACCTCAAGCTCAGCACCGTCGTCGACAACAGCGAGGGCGGCACCGCGCGGCCCAGTGATTTCAACTTCTCCGTGACGCTTGACGGCAGGGACAGCGTCGATCAGACGGTGTTCACCGAAGGTGCGCAGCAGACCATCGACGCCGGCAAATACACCATCAAGGGCGAGGATCTGCCCGCGGGCTATGCGCAGGACGGCCAGATTTCGTATTACGATGACACCGCCCATTCCGTGATCACGCCTGTGAACGAGCAGATCGTCATCCCCACTGGCCACACCGTCACCGGCGTGCGCACGGTGCGCTCGAAGCCAGCGAAAATTGAGATGATCACGCACGTCATAGGCGGAGGCGACGCGACCGCCGCGGACTTCCCGATAACGATCACCCCGACCAGCGGCGCCCCGCGTTCCTTGCCGGATAGCACGACGCTGAGCGTGCCCGCCAGCACCTATACGATTTCGACCGACAGGTCCATCGAGCCGGGCTACAAGGTCTCGCGCGACCTGAGCTGCGTGGTCAACGATTCCGAGGACATCACCATCACCAGCGACCAGGCCGACCTGCCCAACGACCAGAGCCTGGTGTGCGAGCAGACCGTGGAGCCGCAGACAGACGAGACGCTCACCTTCGAGACCAACGTCACCGGCAACGGCGACGCGCGGCCCTCGGACTTCACCGTTGCCGTCTCGCCGAGCGCGGGCGGTGGGCCGACGCAGACGTTCAGCCAGGGCGCCGCGCAGGTGCCGGACACCACCCATTTCACGGTGGCTGGCTCGTCGCGGGCCGATTACGCGCAGGACGGCGACATCGTCTACTACTTGAACAGCGACGTTGCGCGGGCGCATCCGCTCACGCTCGCCCAGGCGCAGCAGGCGTTGCGCAACGGGCGCGACGTCACCGGCGTGCGCACGGTTCGGGGGCACCAGCCCAAGCTCACCGTGCGGCTCGAACGCGACTACCGCTACGGAGGCACGGCCTCGGGTGACGGCTCCCGGATCTCGCTGGTGCCGCGGGGCGGCTCCGCGCAGGCCGTGACGCTCGACGTGGCGAAATTCGAGACTTCCGGCACCTATTCCGTGCGCCAATTGCTCAACGCGGGGTACCGGCAGAGCGCTCTTCAGGTCGCGCTGGCCTCCGGGGCGCCGATCAGCGTCGCCTCCGATGGCTCGTTCAGCGTGCCACAGGACGCCGATGTGGTGGTCACGTTGAAGGACGTGGACCTGCCGGCGACGCTTTCCTGGGCGCGCACCGACCCGAGCGGCAGGCGGCTGTTGCGCGGCTCCGTGTGGAGGCTCACCGGGCCTGACGGACAGAGCTTTGATGTACGCGACTGCACCTTCGCCGGCTGCACTGGGCCCGACGAGAACCCGGTGGCTGGCAGGTTCCGGGTCACCGGCCTCAAGTGGGGCAATTGGACGATCGCCGAGATCCGCGCGCCTCGCGGCTACCGGCGCTCACCGGCCTTCACACTTTCGATCGGCGCGGCGCAAGGCGAGGACGGGCTGAACACGTTCGTCGCCTTCCGTGAGGGCAAGGCGCCCGTGGTGCGCCGCGGCACCAACGCCGAGAACTCCACTGACTGGATACTGGGTCGGGGCGGGCTCTCTGAGACCGGTGCCGCGGTGGCGCTCATCGTCGTCATCGCCGTCGTCACGCTGTTGCTCGGCCTGGCCATCTCCGCTGCCGTCAAGCGCCACGGCAAACCGCAGGAGCACGCCGCCCATCGGCGGTGA
- a CDS encoding CshA/CshB family fibrillar adhesin-related protein, giving the protein MRGHRGLARLAGLVGALAIGLVGVVVSGTANAGPAPVVGPQEMATGGQGRLRDAINWVQWSDTEEEDVTTSKVVWATPTQVGSDHWFSTRCSVVPAGGPGEEYSAARPMRTYRTGRWPGDGLPYMYNQGVSPGGSTSSNTMVTGLENKDDGVKLSFDFSCSAYLIPSASDPSSTLNETTSVAPFTEVPLQGLIFADAESNNWVKYPISGGGYYEQEEYIKATPQSSIIGQTPTWRLLDSYRTSGCATNSVAELKGDTMRFRSDAAQCANMLPFYTHSGPSSVMFLQGSQRAHVTLKGGGKTGVALGSIALPDFGDAPESYGVASSLFQPQWTGGKLGADIAGTLYNPVDILDPDTTMENGQIFNLSQARDDFATNSSKLAGFSEPTPRLGVHEDSESQAHHSADADWDDTHADQVSGTVQNDEDGLADAPRDGTTHNIKINPDATGTFTQKVSCKSTADAEVKGWIDWNHDGAFDDTDEGSDQVACSLDPSNLSTGQSATLTWHVPDGAQPAVKNEGTQTQSFERVRITDQTVSMGGAIVRLTPTGVTTGGEVEDYAVDVHVSMLKLQVDLPGGRYDASDQFRMSAEDLTNTEVANATTAGSSTGVQANHIGPKYLAYGSDYTVFAPLAGGSVSGENRYSKSLSCVDLAHGGVAVSVDANGKFTMPADSNVQCTFTRLKRSNPTLQVTTHVNGGHATAGDFPTSTKPSVGGSSTSLPDGFPVSFTEGSWKITTDMSNKPGYEVMSALSCKIGSTPVSVTAGTVALTNGDNVVCEQTVTPRSATLTLKTEVERGDAQPSDFDFSVAAGSSPATTYTEGVAQTPSGSIGSVTGSSKDGYVQDGDIVYYKNTDVAHANPMTLAQAQIVLDNGESVTGIRKVTTHRPKLRVHLDRDYRYGGTAAGDGSRITLTPRGGLEQNVTLDQDEYMPDGSYAVAQFLNHGYKLTDIEVTAGGAPVTVNSDGSFVAPPDVDVVVTLKNVDMPGTLVWSRTDRFTGLLLRDSEWRLTGPHGEVVDVQDCTEATCTGMDQDPRPGQFRVTGLHWGGWTIAETRAPVGYGLTGPKALTLDPSDPASTPDGPRQSTFFESGDPVSHEPGLGGLGQVGLGLGGSGKGGSKARGRHGARYVGLVSTGAGVTIVVMITFVTMGLGFVTAVGTHMALRRRKEW; this is encoded by the coding sequence ATGCGGGGGCATAGAGGCCTTGCAAGGCTGGCCGGGTTGGTCGGCGCGCTTGCCATAGGTCTGGTCGGGGTAGTGGTGTCGGGAACGGCGAACGCTGGCCCTGCACCGGTGGTTGGCCCGCAGGAGATGGCTACAGGCGGCCAAGGCAGGTTGCGCGATGCCATCAATTGGGTGCAATGGAGCGACACCGAAGAAGAGGACGTGACCACATCAAAGGTGGTATGGGCCACTCCAACCCAAGTCGGCAGTGATCATTGGTTCTCTACCAGATGCTCGGTGGTTCCTGCGGGAGGGCCTGGCGAGGAATACTCCGCCGCTCGTCCGATGAGGACCTACCGGACAGGTAGATGGCCAGGCGATGGTTTGCCATATATGTACAACCAAGGGGTATCTCCAGGGGGATCCACTTCCTCCAACACCATGGTGACCGGTTTGGAAAACAAAGACGACGGGGTGAAGCTTTCGTTCGATTTCAGCTGCTCCGCGTATCTCATCCCATCGGCCAGCGATCCGTCATCAACGTTGAATGAGACCACCAGTGTCGCTCCATTCACGGAAGTGCCGTTGCAAGGCTTGATTTTCGCTGATGCCGAGTCCAACAACTGGGTCAAATATCCCATCTCCGGCGGCGGTTATTACGAGCAAGAGGAATACATCAAGGCCACGCCGCAATCCAGCATTATCGGCCAAACACCCACTTGGCGTCTGCTTGACAGCTATCGCACTTCTGGCTGCGCCACGAACTCGGTGGCGGAGCTCAAGGGTGACACCATGCGTTTTCGTTCCGACGCTGCACAATGCGCCAACATGTTGCCTTTCTATACGCATAGCGGTCCGTCGTCGGTGATGTTCCTGCAGGGCTCGCAGCGGGCCCATGTGACGCTCAAAGGCGGCGGCAAGACCGGCGTGGCCTTGGGCAGCATCGCGCTCCCCGATTTCGGCGATGCGCCCGAAAGCTATGGCGTGGCCAGCTCGTTGTTCCAGCCGCAATGGACCGGTGGCAAGCTTGGCGCGGATATTGCTGGCACGTTATATAACCCCGTTGATATTCTCGATCCCGATACCACCATGGAGAATGGGCAGATATTCAATCTTTCGCAAGCCAGGGATGACTTTGCGACGAATAGCTCCAAACTTGCCGGGTTCAGCGAACCGACACCTCGTCTGGGCGTGCACGAGGATTCTGAATCACAGGCGCATCACTCCGCTGATGCCGATTGGGACGACACTCACGCTGACCAGGTCTCGGGCACTGTTCAGAACGATGAGGACGGCTTGGCGGATGCGCCTCGTGATGGCACAACCCACAACATCAAAATCAATCCGGATGCAACAGGCACGTTCACGCAGAAAGTAAGCTGCAAATCCACGGCGGACGCCGAGGTGAAGGGCTGGATCGACTGGAACCATGATGGGGCCTTTGACGATACCGACGAGGGAAGCGACCAGGTTGCGTGCTCGCTGGATCCGTCGAATTTATCTACGGGGCAATCAGCCACATTGACATGGCATGTTCCCGATGGTGCCCAGCCGGCAGTTAAGAATGAAGGGACACAAACCCAGTCGTTCGAACGCGTGCGTATCACCGATCAAACGGTTTCCATGGGCGGTGCCATCGTGCGGCTCACCCCGACCGGCGTGACCACGGGCGGCGAGGTCGAGGATTACGCGGTCGATGTGCATGTCTCGATGCTTAAACTTCAGGTGGACTTGCCTGGCGGGCGTTACGATGCCTCCGACCAGTTCAGGATGTCTGCAGAAGACTTGACGAACACCGAGGTCGCCAACGCCACTACGGCTGGCTCCTCGACAGGCGTGCAGGCCAACCATATCGGTCCCAAATATCTTGCCTATGGATCTGACTACACGGTTTTCGCCCCGCTTGCGGGAGGCTCGGTCAGCGGCGAGAACCGGTATTCCAAGAGCCTTTCGTGCGTTGACCTGGCCCATGGTGGCGTGGCCGTCAGTGTTGACGCCAATGGTAAATTCACGATGCCGGCGGATTCCAACGTACAGTGCACCTTCACGCGTTTGAAACGTTCCAATCCTACGTTGCAGGTGACCACGCATGTCAACGGCGGCCATGCGACAGCCGGCGATTTCCCGACCTCTACCAAGCCTTCTGTTGGCGGCTCGTCGACGTCATTGCCTGACGGTTTTCCTGTGTCGTTCACGGAAGGTTCCTGGAAGATCACAACGGACATGTCCAACAAACCGGGCTACGAGGTCATGAGCGCGCTGAGCTGCAAGATTGGCTCCACTCCGGTGAGTGTGACGGCCGGCACGGTGGCGCTGACCAACGGCGACAACGTGGTGTGCGAGCAGACGGTGACGCCTCGTTCGGCGACCTTGACGCTCAAGACGGAGGTTGAGCGCGGCGACGCGCAGCCAAGCGATTTCGACTTTAGCGTTGCTGCTGGCTCCAGTCCGGCAACGACCTACACGGAGGGAGTGGCGCAAACGCCGTCGGGCAGCATCGGCAGCGTCACCGGTTCCTCCAAGGACGGCTATGTGCAGGACGGCGACATTGTGTATTACAAGAATACCGATGTCGCACACGCCAACCCGATGACGTTGGCGCAGGCGCAGATCGTGCTGGACAACGGCGAGAGCGTGACCGGCATCCGCAAGGTCACCACCCACCGCCCGAAGCTGAGGGTCCATCTCGACCGCGACTACCGCTACGGCGGCACGGCCGCGGGCGATGGCTCTAGGATCACGCTGACCCCACGGGGTGGTTTGGAGCAGAACGTGACGCTCGACCAAGACGAATACATGCCGGATGGCAGCTATGCCGTGGCCCAGTTCCTCAATCACGGCTACAAGCTCACCGATATCGAAGTGACGGCGGGCGGCGCACCGGTCACGGTCAACTCGGACGGCAGCTTCGTGGCGCCTCCGGATGTCGATGTGGTCGTGACCCTGAAGAACGTGGACATGCCCGGCACGCTGGTATGGTCGCGCACCGACCGGTTCACCGGCTTGTTGCTGCGCGATTCCGAGTGGCGGCTGACCGGTCCTCACGGCGAGGTGGTCGACGTGCAGGATTGCACCGAGGCGACCTGTACTGGAATGGATCAGGATCCCAGGCCCGGCCAGTTCCGCGTCACCGGCCTTCATTGGGGCGGCTGGACCATCGCCGAGACACGTGCGCCTGTGGGCTATGGGCTCACCGGGCCAAAGGCGTTGACGTTGGATCCCTCCGATCCCGCCAGCACGCCGGACGGGCCGCGCCAGAGTACGTTCTTCGAGAGCGGCGACCCCGTGAGTCATGAGCCAGGGCTTGGCGGACTTGGGCAAGTTGGACTGGGGCTTGGCGGGTCTGGGAAAGGTGGGTCCAAGGCGCGTGGCAGGCACGGTGCTCGTTATGTCGGGCTTGTCTCCACTGGTGCTGGTGTCACCATTGTCGTGATGATCACATTCGTGACGATGGGGCTCGGCTTCGTGACCGCAGTCGGCACACACATGGCCTTGCGTCGGCGCAAGGAGTGGTGA